One Purpureocillium takamizusanense chromosome 1, complete sequence genomic window carries:
- a CDS encoding uncharacterized protein (COG:Z~EggNog:ENOG503P4MV) has translation MVAAPKCAKPKRRRDPGELTERVFILSQSVSASYKPSPLGYGSPPSRGSPFRRPESPASPSPLRHTTPSASPTKAAPLGGAARFARPTTPTSTQDSWTPRAQTPAESMISPQRPQSSSRAPPPMTALSNGNALSQLLPAQVRTLRDGFQILDRDCDGVVNREDVADMLSQLGLPNGHSDVAKFFPPSRPQTIALAAFLNSLAEALAALSPSAELLSAFSAFDDDDSGQVNWAELRDALLNTAPEPGERALTAAEVDKVVDGFTGRRAFNRNMNAQLGAKKGEVFKYQEFVHSIMGANGGADNGTNGNAED, from the exons ATGGTAGCAGCCCCCAAGTGCGCCAAGCCgaaacgccgccgcgatcCAGGAGAGCTGACAGAACGCGTCTTCATCCTTTCACAGTCGGTATCAGCATCATACAAGCCGTCTCCGCTCGGCTACggctcgcctccctcgcgTGGCTCGCCCTTCAGACGACCAGAATCAcccgcgtcgccctcgccgctgcgaCACACGACTCCCTCCGCATCACCGACCAAAGCCGCACCGCTGGGCGGAGCTGCCCGATTCGCGAGACCAACAACGCCGACTAGCACGCAGGATAGctggacgccgagggcgcagacgcccgccgagaGCATGATATCGCCTCAGAGACCCCAGTCCTCATCAAGAGCGCCTCCGCCGATGACGGCACTGAGCAACGGCAACGCGCTCTCCCAGTTATTGCCCGCACAGGTCAGGACGCTGCGGGATGGCTTCCAGATCCTAGACAGAGActgcgacggcgtcgtcaaccgCGAGGATGTCGCCGACATGCTGAGCCAGCTCG GACTACCGAATGGTCACTCTGACGTTGCCAAGTTCTTCCCGCCATCCCGGCCGCAGACCATCGCTTTGGCTGCTTTTCTCAactcgctcgccgaggcgctcgcggcaCTCTCCCCcagcgccgagctcctcTCCGCATTTTCAGCCTTTGATGATGACGACAGCGGTCAGGTGAACTGGGCCGAGCTGCGGGACGCCCTGCTCAACACGGCGCCTGAACCTGGCGAGCGCgcgctgacggcggccgaggttgACAAGGTAGTGGACGGCTTCaccggccggcgggcgttCAATCGCAACATGAATGCCCAGCTCGGTGCGAAAAAGGGAGAGGTGTTTAAATATCAGGAGTTTGTGCACTCCATCATGGGGGCGAATGGAGGTGCCGACAACGGCACAAATGGAAACGCGGAGGACTGA